The Candidatus Cloacimonadota bacterium genome contains the following window.
GTAAACCCCGGTCAAGGCACCCTTGAAATTTGGGCAGATTACGATGATTATCATGCACAAATAGATGCCATGATTACTGTGACTGTACCGGGTATTGATTATTACTGGCCACAGGATCCAGCCAGCCCCGGTTCTACTATCAGCAGAGAGATTTACACCATGAATGTACCCGCTTCGGCAACCCTTCCCTGCCCTTATACCGATGAACCAGCTGTCGGTTTATTCAAAGATGGCGAGATGTTCAGTACAACTTCGTATTCCACTATGATGCCTGGATCTTCATATATTTTCCAGATGGATCTGCCTGAAACGATGGCAACGGGTGACTGGCTGTTGTATCTGCTCTATGATTATCAAGATTTCAGATACCGACTCTGTAAAGAATTTCCAATCGTAGATGATCTGGGCTATCCTTCGCCAGCTGCCTTGATAGCTCCCACAGATGGCTCAGTAGTTCCACCGGGCAATGTTGAGTTTGAGTGGGGATATAGCGGACCTGTTACGCCAACCGGCTATGAATTGTGGTATGGCAATGGTAGTTTCACACAAACTCACGATATTCCATGGGGAACTGATACATACACAGAATCATTCACTCAAACGGCACAATCTTATAACTGGTATGTAAATCCCTATACTGAAAACGGTACTTTCACCAGAACTTATCCGCAGGAAGATCCGCAAGTTTGGGGTTTTTCCACCTGGAATCCTGCACCGCCACCAGCAGATCCTATCGATCCAAGCGGCGGCTCAGCTTCCTTCAATGGCGGTGCAACCGGTTCAGGGACAGGTTCCACAGTCACAATTACACCCGGCAGCATTCCACCCACCCTGCCTATCAATATTTCTCAAACCGATCCCGCCAGTTTAGGCGTTCCCTACCCGGATAATGCTCTGGATATTGCTTTTACAATCGAAACTGATGGTTCCATTGCAACTCCGCTCACGATTAGAATTGAGTGGGATTATCCCGTGCCGACACCTCCTACCAGCGGTGCTCCAACTCTACTTGTTAATCATGGCGGTGGTTGGTACCATCATCTTGTAGATGCCTGGAATTTCGATTCTCCTTCTTACTGGATCGAATTTTCAACTGATCAGCTGTCAGACTGGGTGATCGGTGATGGAGATGATAATCCTCTGCCGGTAACCTTGTCTGCTTTCACCGGATTATGTTTTGAAGGCATTCCTCATCTGAATTGGACAACTCAATCCGAAACAGAAAATCTGGGCTGGAATATCTATCGCAGTCTTTCTCAAAACGGCTGGCAAGAAAATAACATCAGCCAGATCAATCCGGAAATGATTCCCGGACAGGGCACAACTGCGCAACTGACAAATTATACCTATCAGGATATTTATGATATTGTGGAAGATGAAACTTATTTCTATTGGCTGCAAAGCATAAGCATCAGCGGTGATGTGGAAATTTATGGACCGGTTTCAGTTCTGGTCGAGATTGAAGAAGAACCGATCGTTATTCCCGATCTACCGGAAACAACTTTCATTAATAACAATTATCCCAATCCTTTCAACCCGATCACAGTTATTGAATTTGGTATCAAAGAAGGAGAAACCGGTAATTTCACCATCTATAATCTGCGCGGTCAGAAGGTGCTGAATCAGAAGTTTGAGGAAGGCTATCA
Protein-coding sequences here:
- a CDS encoding T9SS type A sorting domain-containing protein, whose product is MKKNLVFLLFTFLLFQICFGNPPPVNNPDRLGVSMIGSYVRDYGDYTEVTGTFYPNVLPLTCTGYNVQGFLPENVTLTSIESLYYWGEDSSYWPACEFGLTSPHSFTATFNTSSYYAVNPGQGTLEIWADYDDYHAQIDAMITVTVPGIDYYWPQDPASPGSTISREIYTMNVPASATLPCPYTDEPAVGLFKDGEMFSTTSYSTMMPGSSYIFQMDLPETMATGDWLLYLLYDYQDFRYRLCKEFPIVDDLGYPSPAALIAPTDGSVVPPGNVEFEWGYSGPVTPTGYELWYGNGSFTQTHDIPWGTDTYTESFTQTAQSYNWYVNPYTENGTFTRTYPQEDPQVWGFSTWNPAPPPADPIDPSGGSASFNGGATGSGTGSTVTITPGSIPPTLPINISQTDPASLGVPYPDNALDIAFTIETDGSIATPLTIRIEWDYPVPTPPTSGAPTLLVNHGGGWYHHLVDAWNFDSPSYWIEFSTDQLSDWVIGDGDDNPLPVTLSAFTGLCFEGIPHLNWTTQSETENLGWNIYRSLSQNGWQENNISQINPEMIPGQGTTAQLTNYTYQDIYDIVEDETYFYWLQSISISGDVEIYGPVSVLVEIEEEPIVIPDLPETTFINNNYPNPFNPITVIEFGIKEGETGNFTIYNLRGQKVLNQKFEEGYHTYHWNAEKQASGIYFYVLKTPSYNQVKRMILLK